The following are encoded in a window of Peromyscus leucopus breed LL Stock chromosome X, UCI_PerLeu_2.1, whole genome shotgun sequence genomic DNA:
- the LOC114705720 gene encoding E3 ubiquitin-protein ligase RNF138-like, which translates to MESSSGPPPPPQQPRADSRHRLGPPLVTTMAEDESASTPYTEDDFYCPICQEVFKTPVRVAACQHVFCRKCFLTAMKESRIHCPLCRGSVTRRERACPERALDLETIMRSFPGNCRCCSQRIELYRMRQHYKTCEKYQDEFGVSSTVPTFQLSPDSVGNSNSNGNSEASTSGNEARHPPQAYQEEGNASPPDQPTFDCPLCEEVNMTRQHLLDHCNSNHRAHVVPVICPICLSLPWGDPTQLTRNFVSHLNQRHQFDYEDFVNLQLDEETQYQIAIEESFHINI; encoded by the coding sequence ATGGAGTCGAGCTCCGGGCCGCCACCGCCACCTCAGCAGCCGCGAGCCGACAGCCGCCATCGCCTTGGGCCTCCACTCGTCACCACCATGGCCGAGGACGAGTCTGCCTCCACGCCTTACACCGAGGATGATTTCTACTGTCCGATCTGTCAAGAAGTCTTCAAGACGCCGGTTCGGGTCGCGGCCTGTCAGCACGTTTTCTGCAGAAAATGTTTCCTGACTGCAATGAAGGAGAGCCGGATCCATTGCCCCCTGTGCCGTGGCAGTGTGACCAGAAGAGAGAGAGCGTGCCCAGAGAGGGCCCTTGACCTTGAAACCATCATGAGAAGTTTTCCTGGTAATTGCCGTTGCTGTTCCCAACGTATCGAACTCTACCGCATGAGACAACACTACAAAACTTGCGAGAAGTACCAAGATGAGTTTGGAGTTTCATCAACTGTTCCAACATTCCAACTGTCTCCAGACTCCGtgggcaacagcaacagcaacggCAACAGCGAGGCATCCACCTCAGGAAACGAAGCAAGGCATCCACCTCAGGCTTACCAAGAAGAAGGCAACGCGAGCCCACCTGATCAGCCCACCTTTGATTGCCCTCTCTGTGAGGAAGTAAACATGACCAGGCAGCATTTGCTGGATCACTGCAACAGCAACCACAGAGCTCATGTTGTTCCAGTCATTTGCCCAATTTGCCTCTCTCTTCCATGGGGCGACCCTACTCAACTGACGAGAAATTTCGTTAGTCATCTGAACCAGAGGCATCAATTCGACTACGAAGATTTCGTGAATCTTCAGCTGGATGAGGAAACTCAGTACCAAATTGCTATTGAAGAGTCTTTCCATATCAACATCTAG